The following coding sequences lie in one Vanacampus margaritifer isolate UIUO_Vmar chromosome 16, RoL_Vmar_1.0, whole genome shotgun sequence genomic window:
- the dhx33 gene encoding ATP-dependent RNA helicase DHX33 isoform X1 has product MPYDPDHPPAKKFKPGSVFFRLDKQKPGMLLPRKAKATTPIDVQRKQLPIYQARTQLLSQLRQLHNAILIGETGSGKTTQIPQYLYEAGIGRQGLVAITQPRRVAAISLAGRVAEEKGTQLGKLVGYTVRFEDVTSPETKLKFMTDGMLLREAIGDPLLLRYTVVVLDEAHERTVHTDVLFGVVKTAQRRRKELGKIPLKVIVMSATMDVDLFSEYFNKSPVLYLEGRQHPIQIYYTKQALSDYLQAALVTVFQIHQEAPPSHDVLVFMTGQEEIEALARTCRDIAKHLPDNCGPMLVIPLYASLPPTQQLRVFQAAPKGCRKVILSTNIAETSVTISGIKYVIDTGMVKAKRFNPDSGLEVLAVQRVSKAQAWQRAGRAGREDSGMCYRLYTEQEFDHLIPMTVPEIQRCNLASVMLQLMALGIQDVMNFDFMSKPSPDAIRSAVEHLELLGAAERNNGQVLLTALGKKMSSFPLEPRYAKTILLSPNYACSEEILSIVSLLSVDTVLYNPPARREEVLAVRKKFMSSEGDHMTLLSIYRAFKKVSGNKEWCRENFVNSRNMSLVKDVQGQLREICLKLNLKLESCGADTGKVRQCLAHGMFINAAELQPDGSYLALDTHQSVAIHPSSVLFQAKPAYVVFNELLHTSRCYMRDLCLVDAEWLLDAAPEYFGRKLRPTKH; this is encoded by the exons ATGCCCTACGATCCCGACCATCCTCCGGCCAAAAAATTCAAGCCGGGGTCCGTTTTCTTCCGCCTCGACAAGCAGAAGCCTGGCATGCTGCTGCCTCGAAAGGCAAAAGCGACCACGCCGATTGATGTCCAGAGGAAACAGCTTCCCATTTATCAAGCGAGGACTCAACTTTTGAGCCAGCTGAGGCAGCTCCACAATGCTATTCTGATAG GTGAGACCGGCTCAGGGAAGACCACCCAGATCCCCCAGTATCTATATGAGGCTGGGATCGGACGCCAGGGCCTTGTTGCCATCACCCAGCCCCGACGAGTGGCTGCGATATCACTGGCAGGGAGGGTGGCAGAAGAGAAGGGGACGCAACTTGGCAAGCTG GTGGGCTACACCGTGCGTTTTGAGGACGTCACGTCCCCCGAGACGAAGCTGAAGTTTATGACTGATGGCATGCTCCTACGCGAGGCCATTGGTGACCCGTTACTGCTGCGCTACACTGTTGTCGTCCTGGACGAGGCTCACGAGCGCACCGTGCACACAGATGTGCTGTTTGGAGTTGTCAAGACAGCTCAGCGCCGGCGCAAAGAACTTGGCAAGATTCCTctgaaa GTGATAGTGATGTCGGCTACAATGGATGTGGACCTGTTCTCGGAATACTTCAACAAGTCACCTGTACTGTACCTGGAGGGCAGGCAGCATCCCATTCAGATCTACTACACCAAGCAGGCTCTGTCCGACTACCTGCAAGCTGCTCTTGTCACTGTGTTCCAGATACATCAG GAAGCACCTCCATCACACGACGTATTGGTCTTCATGACGGGCCAGGAAGAGATCGAGGCTCTGGCGAGGACATGCCGGGACATTGCCAAGCATCTGCCTGACAACTGTGGACCGATGCTCGTCATCCCTCTGTATGCGTCGCTGCCGCCGACGCAACAGCTCAGGGTCTTTCAGGCAGCTCCGAAG GGTTGCAGGAAGGTCATCTTGTCAACCAACATAGCGGAGACGTCCGTTACAATATCTGGGATCAAATATGTCATTGATACGGGGATGGTGAAGGCCAAACGTTTCAATCCTG ACAGTGGTCTGGAGGTCCTGGCAGTGCAGCGGGTTTCTAAGGCGCAGGCGTGGCAGCGAGCTGGCCGGGCCGGCAGGGAAGACTCGGGAATGTGCTACCGTCTCTACACGGAGCAGGAATTTGATCATCTCATCCCTATGACCGTGCCTGAGATTCAGAG GTGCAACTTAGCCAGTGTGATGCTACAGCTCATGGCTTTAGGGATTCAAGATGTTATGAATTTTGATTTCATGTCCAAACCCTCCCCAG ATGCCATTCGCTCGGCCGTGGAGCATTTGGAGCTGCTGGGGGCTGCGGAGAGGAACAACGGGCAGGTCCTCCTCACTGCTTTGGGGAAGAAGATGTCCAGCTTCCCCCTGGAGCCAAGATATGCCAAG ACCATCCTGCTATCCCCCAACTACGCCTGCTCCGAGGAGATTTTAAGCATCGTGTCTCTGCTGTCAGTGGACACCGTGCTGTACAACCCGCCGGCGCGGCGAGAAGAGGTTCTCGCTGTGCGCAAGAAGTTCATGTCCAGCGAAGGAGATCACATGACACTCCTCAGCATTTACAGAGCATTCAAGAAAGTCAGCGGGAATAAG gagTGGTGTCGGGAGAATTTTGTCAACAGCAGGAACATGAGTCTAGTGAAAGATGTCCAAGGTCAACTCAGAGAAATCTGCCTTAAG CTGAACTTAAAGCTGGAGTCATGTGGAGCGGACACGGGGAAGGTTCGCCAATGCCTCGCCCACGGGATGTTCATCAACGCCGCGGAGCTTCAACCCGACGGCAGCTACTTAGCCCTGGACACCCACCAGTCGGTGGCCATCCACCCTTCGTCTGtccttttccaggccaaaccagCATATGTGGTGTTCAACGAGCTTCTGCACACCTCACGCTGCTACATGAGGGACTTGTGTCTGGTAGATGCCGAATGGTTGCTTGATGCAGCACCGGAGTACTTTGGCCGCAAACTGCGCCCGACCAAGCACTAA
- the dhx33 gene encoding ATP-dependent RNA helicase DHX33 isoform X2 produces the protein MTDGMLLREAIGDPLLLRYTVVVLDEAHERTVHTDVLFGVVKTAQRRRKELGKIPLKVIVMSATMDVDLFSEYFNKSPVLYLEGRQHPIQIYYTKQALSDYLQAALVTVFQIHQEAPPSHDVLVFMTGQEEIEALARTCRDIAKHLPDNCGPMLVIPLYASLPPTQQLRVFQAAPKGCRKVILSTNIAETSVTISGIKYVIDTGMVKAKRFNPDSGLEVLAVQRVSKAQAWQRAGRAGREDSGMCYRLYTEQEFDHLIPMTVPEIQRCNLASVMLQLMALGIQDVMNFDFMSKPSPDAIRSAVEHLELLGAAERNNGQVLLTALGKKMSSFPLEPRYAKTILLSPNYACSEEILSIVSLLSVDTVLYNPPARREEVLAVRKKFMSSEGDHMTLLSIYRAFKKVSGNKEWCRENFVNSRNMSLVKDVQGQLREICLKLNLKLESCGADTGKVRQCLAHGMFINAAELQPDGSYLALDTHQSVAIHPSSVLFQAKPAYVVFNELLHTSRCYMRDLCLVDAEWLLDAAPEYFGRKLRPTKH, from the exons ATGACTGATGGCATGCTCCTACGCGAGGCCATTGGTGACCCGTTACTGCTGCGCTACACTGTTGTCGTCCTGGACGAGGCTCACGAGCGCACCGTGCACACAGATGTGCTGTTTGGAGTTGTCAAGACAGCTCAGCGCCGGCGCAAAGAACTTGGCAAGATTCCTctgaaa GTGATAGTGATGTCGGCTACAATGGATGTGGACCTGTTCTCGGAATACTTCAACAAGTCACCTGTACTGTACCTGGAGGGCAGGCAGCATCCCATTCAGATCTACTACACCAAGCAGGCTCTGTCCGACTACCTGCAAGCTGCTCTTGTCACTGTGTTCCAGATACATCAG GAAGCACCTCCATCACACGACGTATTGGTCTTCATGACGGGCCAGGAAGAGATCGAGGCTCTGGCGAGGACATGCCGGGACATTGCCAAGCATCTGCCTGACAACTGTGGACCGATGCTCGTCATCCCTCTGTATGCGTCGCTGCCGCCGACGCAACAGCTCAGGGTCTTTCAGGCAGCTCCGAAG GGTTGCAGGAAGGTCATCTTGTCAACCAACATAGCGGAGACGTCCGTTACAATATCTGGGATCAAATATGTCATTGATACGGGGATGGTGAAGGCCAAACGTTTCAATCCTG ACAGTGGTCTGGAGGTCCTGGCAGTGCAGCGGGTTTCTAAGGCGCAGGCGTGGCAGCGAGCTGGCCGGGCCGGCAGGGAAGACTCGGGAATGTGCTACCGTCTCTACACGGAGCAGGAATTTGATCATCTCATCCCTATGACCGTGCCTGAGATTCAGAG GTGCAACTTAGCCAGTGTGATGCTACAGCTCATGGCTTTAGGGATTCAAGATGTTATGAATTTTGATTTCATGTCCAAACCCTCCCCAG ATGCCATTCGCTCGGCCGTGGAGCATTTGGAGCTGCTGGGGGCTGCGGAGAGGAACAACGGGCAGGTCCTCCTCACTGCTTTGGGGAAGAAGATGTCCAGCTTCCCCCTGGAGCCAAGATATGCCAAG ACCATCCTGCTATCCCCCAACTACGCCTGCTCCGAGGAGATTTTAAGCATCGTGTCTCTGCTGTCAGTGGACACCGTGCTGTACAACCCGCCGGCGCGGCGAGAAGAGGTTCTCGCTGTGCGCAAGAAGTTCATGTCCAGCGAAGGAGATCACATGACACTCCTCAGCATTTACAGAGCATTCAAGAAAGTCAGCGGGAATAAG gagTGGTGTCGGGAGAATTTTGTCAACAGCAGGAACATGAGTCTAGTGAAAGATGTCCAAGGTCAACTCAGAGAAATCTGCCTTAAG CTGAACTTAAAGCTGGAGTCATGTGGAGCGGACACGGGGAAGGTTCGCCAATGCCTCGCCCACGGGATGTTCATCAACGCCGCGGAGCTTCAACCCGACGGCAGCTACTTAGCCCTGGACACCCACCAGTCGGTGGCCATCCACCCTTCGTCTGtccttttccaggccaaaccagCATATGTGGTGTTCAACGAGCTTCTGCACACCTCACGCTGCTACATGAGGGACTTGTGTCTGGTAGATGCCGAATGGTTGCTTGATGCAGCACCGGAGTACTTTGGCCGCAAACTGCGCCCGACCAAGCACTAA
- the c1qbp gene encoding complement component 1 Q subcomponent-binding protein, mitochondrial has product MFKSVVRAVGAALRLPTASTSTARALPLSCPALCSPNAALARPFTRSLWMMNGNGASGYRPKLFTSKLLNPSASCGCGGMHTEGDKAFGEFLFDEIKEEKKIQKSGTLPKISGGWELSMDGTEALLTKNVAGEKVTVTFNVNNSILPNFEDEADQGEQKPEEEPEMLSTPNFVVEVTKETTKHTLVIDCQFLHDELAHGEEEESDIFGIFEVSFQPEGDADWKETSYTLTKDSLNDSLYDHMMDFLADRGVDNTFADELMELSTAIEHQQYIKFLEELKTFVKCN; this is encoded by the exons ATGTTTAAGTCTGTTGTCCGCGCGGTGGGAGCCGCTCTCCGCCTTCCGACGGCCTCCACATCCACGGCACGGGCTCTGCCGCTGAGTTGCCCGGCACTCTGCTCGCCGAACGCGGCCTTAGCCAGACCCTTCACCCGCTCCCTCTGGATGATGAACGGCAACGGAGCGTCGGGGTACAGACCAAAGCTGTTCACTTCGAAATTGTTGAATCCTTCGGCCTCGTGTGGATGCGGCGGAATGCACACAGAGg GTGACAAGGCATTTGGGGAGTTTCTATTTGATGAAATCAAGGAGGAGAAAAAGATTCAGAAAAGCGGAACGCTACCCAAGATATCTGGAGGTTGGGAGCTGTCTATGGACGGCACTGAGGCTCTACTGACAAAAAACGTTGCTGGAGAAAA AGTCACAGTCACGTTCAATGTCAATAACAGCATTCTACCTAACTTTGAGGATGAGGCAGATCAAGGAGAGCAAAAGCCTGAGGAAGAG CCTGAAATGTTATCCACACCCAACTTTGTTGTTGAAGTTACAAAAGAGACGACAAAACATACGCTGGTGATTGACTGCCAATTCCTTCACGATGAG CTGGCACATGGCGAAGAGGAGGAGAGCGACATCTTCGGCATCTTTGAGGTCAGCTTCCAGCCAGAAGGGGATGCGGACTGGAAAGAAACCAGCTACACACTCACCAAAGACTCTCTGAATGAT TCCCTCTACGATCACATGATGGACTTTCTGGCCGACCGGGGCGTCGACAACACCTTTGCAGATGAACTGATGGAGCTGAGCACCGCCATCGAGCATCAACAATACATCAAGTTCCTGGAAGAACTCAAAACCTTTGTGAAATGTAACTAA